The Chitinophaga caeni genome segment AGCCCTGGAAAATTTGCCAGTCCTTAATATTTTTCCTGTGCTCAATTTTCAACTTCGGGGAATGCCTCCCTTTCTAGCATTATATAGTAAGGTCCGCCTCAAAAACTTTATAAAAGAGCACAGATAGCAAGCAACCCAGTATTGAACTGGTCCAAACTTTGATATCTCCTTCCGTCAAAAGGGAATCGATGATCGCTGATGATTTTCGGTTCCCTTTAGCAATTCAATTAACCAAATCTTCATTTTAGCCCGATCGGCGCCATTTTACATGCAAATAGAAAATATTAAAAATGGGGTAATCCCGTATATCAACTACCTAATACCTTTATCAACTACCGCTAGCGCGTAACTTACGCAACCGCTGCGCCCGCTTCTTGCCTAAGTACTTCCTCACAGGGATATCATACAATACCATTACCAAGTACGCCGCGCCTACCAGTAAAACCAAACTAACTATGATTATGAATGTCAATTGCGTAGTGCCCGGTTTGTGACTCGTATAATAATTACCGAACATCCATAACACGGCGTAATGTGTCATATATAACGGGTAAGAGATCTTTCCGAAAAAGACACAAACACTTTTCAAACCCGGTTGTAAAGTAGCGCCTGCTCCCAAGGAGATCAACAAGGGAAAATAAAATAATACGATGAGGGGCTCGGATAGCCAGTTCCATTGATCGGAGAACGGCATCACGAACGCCAGTGACAACAATATAGCGATACCAACGAATCCCAACTTGTTTTTAATGATCCAATCGGAACGGTAAATAAGCAGTCCTGCCATGAATGAATAGGATATCCTGGCGCCACCATCCCAAAAGCTTGGGCCGCTCCAGCCACCTAATAAATTTCCTGATCGGTAACCCACCAGGCACAAAGCAGCCGCTGCAATTACCGTTAACAATAGCAAATATCGACGGTGGATCTTCGAAAGCACAAATGCATAAACAATATTGGCGATGTATTCCCAAAATAAGGACCATGCGGGGGCATTAAAACTAAACAGGTTATAGCCACGATCTGCCATGACCGGAAAAGGGATCAGCAGCATGGAGCATACAAATACCAGGATAATCTTGCCGGCGCTGTACAACTCGGGATGTCCGCCAAACGGATCAAATAAAAATGCTAACAATCCTAATACCGATCCAGCTATAACCAAGGGATGCAACCGTATGAGCCTGGATTTGAAAAACTCCCGTGTCCCCATCTTGTTGATGCGATCATCATAGGCATAACCGATCACGAAGCCCGAAAGACAAAAGAAGAAATCAACCGCTAAAAAGCCATGTGCAATAAAATTTGTACTGAAATCCGTGTAGGCCCATTCCATGAAATGAAAAATCACGATAGCTATGGCCGCTATACCCCGCAGCCCGTCGAGAATATTAAAGTGTTGCTTTGTTTGAAGAATTGTTGCGCTATTATTGTTCGTATTCATTTTCTTGTAAACCCTGTTAGATTATTTTAAAGTGTCGATTTCATCTGCTTTGCTGGCTACAAGATATCTAATTAACAGGAAGTTTGCTAGCTGAAAATATGGAAGAAAAATTGCATACTGTTATATAACAACATAAGAAAGGTCGCGGACCATTTAGCTTTGTCCACGACCCATCTCGTAAATTATGCGTTATACTCCATGACAAGCGTACAGCTTTAGTCATGATGCATTTACTTCTGATTACTTAAATGTTCCACGTAGTAATCCGTGGCTTCTTTAATAAAGAGGGCCAATTCCATGCTCGGCATTCCATTGACGGTTGTATAGCGATTATCGGCCACGTACAATTCCCCTAACTTCCTGAAGTATTGCAATTTATCCATCGCCACCTTCCCACCGGTTAGCTTGATGATAATATCATATCGACGCGCTATACACTGTTGGACTTCCGCGCTTCCCGGCTCCTTATCCATCCATGCGGTTAACTGTTCGTTGATACTGCCCAGTTCTGCCTTCATGTCATCCATTTCCGTTTTGGACAAAGCACGAAGATTTTGTTCAGCTTCCAACACCGTATCTTTACCCCATTTGGCCATAGCTTCTTCCCTCCAAGCTTTCATCTTGTCTTGCGGGATTCCTTGGTATAAATCTTCTACATTTAACATAGTTTCATTTTTTAATGTTAATAATGTTTTGTCAATAGTACCAATCAATGTGTCTATTCTTTCCTTCTTGGCGATGAGCGCCCGGCGGTGATTTTCAAGAGCCTGGCTGAGATCGAAATCCGGATCATCCAGGATCGTGCAAATGTCCTTTAACGGGAAATCCAGTTCCCTGTAAAAGAGGATCTGCTGCAAACGCAACAATTCCCTTTCACCGTAAAGGCGGTAGCCGGCATCTGTACGTTTGGAAGGCTTCAGTAATCCCATCTTATCATAAAGATGTAAGGTGCGCACGCTTACACCTGCTAAGCGGGAAAGCTTTTTTACAGAATAATTGTCCATCGTTTGGATTTATACCTTGAAGTACAAATGTAAGGTATGACCTAGGGTTAGAGTCAAGCGAAAATTTGTTTTTTTAAATTTATATTGAAAATCATTATTGTCCGACTAAATTTTAATTGGGGAGCAATTTGATCCCTCAATAGTTCGATTCAATGTTCATCTGCTCCTTTCTTGTACTTTTTTGCTTACCCAAAAAAGTGCCAAAAAAGGGCACAAATTGGCCATTACGGCCACCAATTTGATCGCTCGATCTGGCCTTTCTACTACTGTATGGCCAAGCTACCCTTCGCTATCAACGGTGCGAAGTTCCAAGGTTTTGTTAGCGGAGGGGCCGGATTCTGAATAGATCATCCATCGCTTATGTGCTTGACCAGGTAAGGAATCCAAGTAAATTTTATGCAATTTTAGTCGGACAACAATGATTAAAAATGTACTAATTGACCGCTATAAATAGGGAAAAATGAACTCAAAAACATCTTTGGATGTTTCTATATAAAAGGAGATTGAAGTCTTTACCAGACGGGATCGTTATATTTACGATAGCATTTTCATATCCATAAACGCTCATTATATGCAATACGAAAAAATCACCCATCCTATCGCCAAAGCTGCTATTGAGGCATGGCAAAAAGCTGATCATGCCATTTGGAAGTCCCTTTGCACGGAAAAAGTCATTTTACTGGATGATGGTAAGGCAAGGGATTTTAATAAATTTTGCAACGAAGCCATGGGGCATGAACGTTTTACAAGTATCGACAAGGTTGAAAATAACGGCTTAACTGTCTACGGGAAATTCCACAGCGATACCTGGGGCGATTTTAAGACGTATTTCAAATTTAAGTTGGACAGCAACGATAAGATTGTTCAGTTGGAAATTGGTCAAGCCGATTATTGACAACCCCAGTATTAATTTATAAAAAATGGCTGCCCGTTGCAAGGCAGCCTTTTGGGGGAACTCTTCATTATATATTATATCAAACCAAAAAGGATATTATCGTTGCATGATAGTAATATCATCTAAAACGATGTCATCTTTACTGTTATTCTTGAACAGGATGCGAACCGTTTTCTTATGATGATCGTATTCCGCCCCTGTTTTAAAATCGATTATTTGTTGCTGGTATTTCTTATTGATGGTTGCATCACCTGCATCAATTCCAGATAATTTACCTGTAACCATTTCAACATTATTTAGCTCCATACTAAGTGTGCCGCTGCCTTTTGCCCAATATTGCAAGCGGTAATCCCGCGCGTTTTCCAGGTACACGTATTGCTCGATTGAATCTCCAGGTTGCAATAGCAGCGCACTTCTCCCGGATTTTACATCTTTCGACACCAATTTACCATTCCCTTCCCAGGGCATCATTTGTTGACTGTATTCGAAGCCGGGATTCGGCAGCTCGTTACCATCCTTTAACGGCCATTGATAGCCGCGGATATAATCTACTTCCATATGCACACTTCCACCGGCGCCATAACTCCCAAGAAACACGTTCATAAAGTGATTGGGTGAATATATTTGATGTTTATCACTGTACTCGCCTATCAGTTTTCCGTTGATATAATGTTTAATGCTGGTAGGCGTCCACAAGATACCGTGGGTAACCCATTGACCGATGTGCCGGTAGCCTTTCGCGATATGGGTATTCAAGTTATGTATGAACTTCCCAGTTTTATCTACATTTCCATGAAGCACGAATTGCGCATCCAGGTATTCAAAAACATCGATCTCGAAGACCTGCCCATGTGGCCGGATGCCTTTTACTCCATTCAAGGTAGTACCCTGCTCCAGGTAGTATTTAAGGTCCGGTCCGGGCGAATCGAACCAATAGGCAGTATTCAGCCCCCCGGGCTTACCGG includes the following:
- a CDS encoding MerR family transcriptional regulator produces the protein MDNYSVKKLSRLAGVSVRTLHLYDKMGLLKPSKRTDAGYRLYGERELLRLQQILFYRELDFPLKDICTILDDPDFDLSQALENHRRALIAKKERIDTLIGTIDKTLLTLKNETMLNVEDLYQGIPQDKMKAWREEAMAKWGKDTVLEAEQNLRALSKTEMDDMKAELGSINEQLTAWMDKEPGSAEVQQCIARRYDIIIKLTGGKVAMDKLQYFRKLGELYVADNRYTTVNGMPSMELALFIKEATDYYVEHLSNQK
- a CDS encoding fibronectin type III domain-containing protein; translation: MSTGAYSQAPAPGNMHFHLLGTRSWIKVSWNHSGQQVKGYKVFYAENDVRPAKAVAGLKSTAGEYYIKNVKPGITYRVWLEVEGFGEERLVIKDTVRTVKEWVLEPGDAEELKRNPSSTAVPQGMEIFWQDEFNDSLLNRNKWSTNYYSSIDHLRGVFEEDMRNDRLPQPAYELNGSYIHLYVNDSLPKEAYDKKSGKKISSIQTYDWRTDENHLDNSRGGYFEVRVKRWSTGKPGGLNTAYWFDSPGPDLKYYLEQGTTLNGVKGIRPHGQVFEIDVFEYLDAQFVLHGNVDKTGKFIHNLNTHIAKGYRHIGQWVTHGILWTPTSIKHYINGKLIGEYSDKHQIYSPNHFMNVFLGSYGAGGSVHMEVDYIRGYQWPLKDGNELPNPGFEYSQQMMPWEGNGKLVSKDVKSGRSALLLQPGDSIEQYVYLENARDYRLQYWAKGSGTLSMELNNVEMVTGKLSGIDAGDATINKKYQQQIIDFKTGAEYDHHKKTVRILFKNNSKDDIVLDDITIMQR
- a CDS encoding acyltransferase family protein encodes the protein MNTNNNSATILQTKQHFNILDGLRGIAAIAIVIFHFMEWAYTDFSTNFIAHGFLAVDFFFCLSGFVIGYAYDDRINKMGTREFFKSRLIRLHPLVIAGSVLGLLAFLFDPFGGHPELYSAGKIILVFVCSMLLIPFPVMADRGYNLFSFNAPAWSLFWEYIANIVYAFVLSKIHRRYLLLLTVIAAAALCLVGYRSGNLLGGWSGPSFWDGGARISYSFMAGLLIYRSDWIIKNKLGFVGIAILLSLAFVMPFSDQWNWLSEPLIVLFYFPLLISLGAGATLQPGLKSVCVFFGKISYPLYMTHYAVLWMFGNYYTSHKPGTTQLTFIIIVSLVLLVGAAYLVMVLYDIPVRKYLGKKRAQRLRKLRASGS